One part of the Pecten maximus chromosome 1, xPecMax1.1, whole genome shotgun sequence genome encodes these proteins:
- the LOC117336315 gene encoding galactoside 2-alpha-L-fucosyltransferase 2-like, translating into MDYKRYFGYCLMVCCVVLFVGMNFSPGFRHTSMLKYLLKQNITIIRTFSTFEVAPKVIDILPSVRSYNFNSSKAVTNGTSIITSTQKVTESRNTATNTTKTFTTKIVPTVKAEHTTPKPVADVTRTENMSRNSTSVNEGVAMPTQKPPTNIVPSRSANYSLCTRFMGGLGNHMFMFATIYGLAAKKGMSVTVGQTDYLTKIFKLDVILKEKNKDICKTYVGRGERLNCGYDERLASFPPNNNYRLGAYLQSWMYFYNASTSLRKQFSFQDRIVESKNKVIDSTLKKHNLMSRSNVTLIGVHVRRGDLVNHKFGYMVASEDYLKKAVNYFLSKGFKYPLFVICSNDLKWTKEHMPKGIRSEYMEGNSPEVDMAILGSCDHMISSVGTFSWWSAWLTGGEVTFYQWPAKEGSGLRKEFSKDYKDFFYPGWIGFP; encoded by the exons ATGGATTACAAACGCT ATTTCGGTTATTGTCTGATGGTGTGCTGTGTGGTGTTGTTCGTTGGGATGAATTTCAGTCCAGGTTTCCGGCATACATCGATGTTAAAGTATTTACTTAAACAGAATATCACAATCATCAGAACCTTTAGTACATTTGAAGTAGCTCCTAAAGTAATAGATATACTTCCAAGCGTACGAAGTTATAACTTCAACAGTTCTAAAGCGGTAACAAATGGAACGTCAATTATCACATCAACCCAGAAAGTCACAGAAAGCAGGAATACAGCTACAAACACCACAAAAACATTTACAACGAAAATTGTGCCAACTGTAAAAGCAGAACATACCACTCCAAAACCTGTTGCTGACGTCACACGTACTGAAAATATGTCCAGAAATTCTACATCTGTCAATGAGGGGGTTGCCATGCCAACACAAAAACCACCTACAAATATTGTCCCGAGCAGGTCAGCCAACTACAGCTTATGTACTCGTTTTATGGGTGGCTTAGGTAACCATATGTTCATGTTTGCAACCATTTATGGATTGGCTGCCAAAAAGGGAATGTCCGTAACAGTTGGACAAACTGATTACTTGACAAAAATTTTCAAACTTGATGTAATccttaaagaaaaaaataaagatatatgcAAAACATATGTGGGTAGGGGTGAAAGACTCAACTGTGGATATGATGAACGTTTGGCTTCTTTTCCACCAAATAATAACTACAGACTTGGAGCTTATCTTCAGTCATGGATGTATTTCTATAATGCTTCAACATCTCTCCGAAAACAGTTCTCGTTTCAGGATCGCATTGTTGAAAGTAAAAACAAAGTGATTGATTCGACATTAAAAAAGCACAATTTGATGTCTCGTTCAAACGTGACTTTAATAGGTGTTCATGTAAGGAGAGGAGATTTGGTGAATCATAAATTCGGCTATATGGTTGCAAGTGAGGATTACCTTAAGAAAGCAGTCAACTATTTTTTGTCAAAGGGTTTTAAATATCCCTTATTCGTTATATGTTCTAATGATCTAAAATGGACAAAAGAACACATGCCGAAAGGAATCCGTTCGGAATATATGGAGGGGAATTCCCCTGAAGTTGACATGGCTATTCTAGGTTCGTGTGATCACATGATTAGCAGTGTAGGCACGTTCAGTTGGTGGTCAGCGTGGCTGACCGGTGGAGAAGTCACTTTCTATCAATGGCCAGCTAAAGAAGGGTCAGGATTAAGAAAAGAGTTTAGCAAAGATTACAAAGACTTTTTCTACCCAGGATGGATTGGATTCCCCTAA